A genome region from Camarhynchus parvulus chromosome 15, STF_HiC, whole genome shotgun sequence includes the following:
- the TMEM233 gene encoding transmembrane protein 233, with protein MSALPAGADIKRALENSPETNIEDELPDEPPPPRPKNYLLLSILSCFCPAYPVNIVAFVFAVMALNSYNQGDIEGSKRLGRNALWVAVASIIIGLIIIGIYCAVHFTTHAI; from the exons ATGTCCGCGCTCCCCGCCGGCGCCGACATCAAGCGGGCTCTGGAGAACAGCCCCGAGACCAACATCGAGGATGAGCTGCCCGacgagccgccgccgccgcggcccaAGAACTACCTGCTCCTCAGCATCCTCTCCTGCTTCTGTCCCGCCTATCCCGTCAACATCGTCGCCTTCGTGTTCGCCGTCATG GCTCTGAACAGTTACAACCAGGGGGACATAGAAGGCTCCAAGCGGCTGGGTCGCAACGCGCTCTGGGTGGCCGTGGCCTCCATCATCATCGGCCTCATCATCATCGGCATCTACTGTGCGGTTCACTTCACAACG CATGCTATCTGA